A window of the Phaseolus vulgaris cultivar G19833 chromosome 5, P. vulgaris v2.0, whole genome shotgun sequence genome harbors these coding sequences:
- the LOC137836125 gene encoding proliferating cell nuclear antigen-like yields MLELRLLKGSLMKKVVECMKELVNEANFDCSSTGISVQTRDSTGSVIVALLLRSDGFKHYRCDHNISIGINLKNMAEMMKCVGNDDIMTTKVDDGGDTVNFMFESPDKIYDFEIKMVDIDSQQYWMSEETEYDATVKMASSEFARVCRDLNSGTGTFVISVSNEAVKFSIEGEDFGCINIVCMNVIFWLILQPEEASVIDMKEPISLRFALGYMQSFTNAAPLSNTVSICLSKNLPCLVQYKITEIGYLRFYVYPRNTMLERIKRKKENIGFNPYWMLG; encoded by the exons ATGTTAGAACTCCGCCTCCTTAAAGGTTCTCTGATGAAAAAGGTCGTGGAATGCATGAAGGAACTCGTCAACGAAGCAAACTTCGACTGTTCCTCCACCGGAATTTCTGTCCAGACTAGGGATTCCACAGGCTCGGTGATCGTCGCCCTTCTCCTCCGGTCGGATGGTTTCAAGCACTACCGTTGCGACCACAACATATCCATTGGCATAAACCTCAAAAACATGGCTGAGATGATGAAATGTGTCGGCAATGATGACATTATGACCACCAAAGTTGATGACGGCGGCGACACAGTCAACTTCATGTTCGAAAGCCCTGATAAGATTTATGATTTTGAGATAAAAATGGTGGATATTGATAGCCAGCAGTATTGGATGTCTGAGGAGACAGAGTATGACGCCACTGTGAAGATGGCGTCTTCCGAGTTTGCTAGGGTTTGTAGGGATCTCAATAGCGGCACTGGTACAT TTGTTATTTCCGTAAGCAACGAGGCTGTGAAGTTTTCCATTGAAGGAGAAGATTTTGGATGTATAAATATTGTGTGCATG AATGTTATTTTTTGGTTAATCTTGCAGCCTGAAGAAGCTAGTGTGATTGATATGAAGGAGCCTATCTCACTGAGATTTGCATTGGGGTACATGCAATCTTTTACCAATGCAGCACCCTTGTCCAATACGGTCTCCATTTGTCTGTCAAAGAATTTGCCATGTCTTGTTCAATACAAGATTACTGAAATTGGTTATCTAAGGTTCTACGTGTACCCCAGGAACACCATGCTAGAAAGGATAAAGAGGAAGAAGGAAAACATTGGATTTAATCCCTATTGGATGTTGGGTTAG